A stretch of DNA from Gottschalkia acidurici 9a:
ATTTTAAGTTGTTATAGATTTTTTACCCTTAAAAATAAAAAGGAAACTAAATAAAGTTAATTTTAAAAGGTAAAATCATATTAATCATAGAACATACTAAAATAAAGACTAATAATAATTGGAGATGAGGATGTTGAGAAGACTGACAATCAGAAGAATAAAAAGCTATAAAAGAAAAGAGAAATACATATTAGTAATAATGTTTTTTTTAATAGCACCTTTGGTGAGTATAGTGTTTGGAAAAATAGTTTCTAAAAGAATAATAGTTCCTTATATAAGTAGTAATACAGAAAAAGCTAAAGAAAGTGCAAATAATAATGTAGATAAAGTAGAAAAAATAGCAGAACTAGACGAGCTTGATTTGTATAATATAGAAGTGAAGGAGTTTCTTGATCTTCCTAGCGCAGAGGACTTCTTAAATAAACTAAATCTAGATGGTATCTTAGGATACGTGTCTAAGTCTAATAATAAGTATAAAGTATTTACAAGTATAACTTTTAATAAAAAAGAAGTAGAGGATCAGCTAAAAAAGATAAAAGAGAAATATCCTAATTCAAAAATAAAGTCAATACGAATACAAGGTAAACAACTAGATATAAATGAATCTGATAAAGAAGTGGTAAACACTACGAATCTAATTAATAAAATATACATAGAAGAACTAAGTATGTGGCAAAAAAACATGTCAGAAGCAAACTATGAAGAAATAAAAATAAAGATGAATAAAAATAATACGGAGATAGAGAAAAGTATAGAAAAATATTCTGATAAAATAAATAATGATGATTTAAAAAACCTATATTCAATATTAAAAGAGAATGTAGACAATAGAAAAAAGCAGTTAATGAATTCGATACTAAAAATACGGAAAGTGTTAAGAAAACATACTTTAGCTTTATAAAAGACTTCTTCAATTATATAAATAATTATAAAATATAAAAATGAAAGCATATAGATGATGAAAAAGTGTGGAGAGGTAAGAAATAATAAAAAATACTTAAGAATAAGAAGCTATTCTGATGAGAACAGTTAAAATGCTATAAAACTGCTCATAGAGGGATTTGAAAAATGTTAAAGTAAAGAAGTAATATATAAGTATATTGTATACAATGTTAAACGATATATATTATATACAATAAAATTAAGACAGATATATAATGAAAACGGTGAAGAAGTAAGAAATAATAATAAATACTTAAGAATAAGAAGCTATTCTGATGAGAAGGGTAGAAATACCGTAAAACTACTTATAGAGAAATTTGAAAAATTCTAATATAATGTTAGAACAAAGAATAATGTAGCAATATGTAAGATATTCTGTATACATTTTAAAATACCATGTACTATATATATAATAATATGTATAATAATAATACGGGTATCATAAGATAATTTAAATTAAGATATAATCTTAAAGATAAAGAAAAAACTTATTCAGATGGTTTTTACTACCATCTGAATTTTATGCAGTATAAGCAACCAATTTAAATTAACAATTTTATTTGTTTGCTTATGCTGAACCAATCCTTAAGCTTATAAAGTCAAACTAAATTAACTTAAATTTAACCAAAACTGAATAGAAGTATGAGAATATAGGCTATTGGATAAATATACACACACACAAATTTTAAAAAAGTTTAGAAGAGGTGAATAAAATGGGTTTAAAAAGCTTTAAAGGTGGAATACATCCAGAGTATTCTAAAAGCTTTACAGAAAAAGTTGCTTTGGAGAAGGCCAAAGAACCTAAAATGGTAACGTTACCACTGCAACAGCATATTGGTGCACCTTGTGAACCAATAGTTAAAGTAGGAGATAGCGTTAAGATAGGGCAGAAAATTGGGGAAGCTTCAGGATTTGTATCAGCAGCAGTTCATTCAAGTATATCAGGTACTGTGAAGAAAATAGCAGAAGTAGATACACCCAATGGAAAAATATTGTCAGTAATAATTGAATCAGACGGTACAGATGCAGTTCATGAAAGTGTTAAACCAAAAGGAAGTTTAGATAAACTTACTAAAGATGAAATCGTTAACATCATCAAAGAAGCAGGAATAACGGGCTTAGGAGGAGCAAGTTTCCCTACACATGTAAAACTGTCACCACCACCAGAGAAAAAGGTAGATACTGTTGTATTAAATGGTGCAGAATGTGAACCTTTTTTAACTGCTGACCACAGATTAATGTTAGAACAACCTGAAAAAGTAATATTTGGTTTAAAAGCAATTATGAAAGCAGTTGGAGTAACCAAAGGAAGTATCGGAGTTGAAGATAACAAAAAAGATGCTATAGAAGCTCTGAAAAAAGCTGCAGCAAATGAGCCAAATATAGAAATTGTTGAACTTGAGACGAAATATCCTCAAGGAGATGAAAAAAGACTTATAGATGCCACTACAGGAAGAAAAGTACCAGTGGGTGGACTTCCAATGGATGTTGGAGTAGTAGTTAATAATGTTGGTACAGCAGCGGCAGTTGCTACAGCTATACAAACAGGTATGCCACTAATAGAAAGAATAGTTACTATAACAGGCGGTGCAATAAATACACCTAAAAACTTAATAGTAAAGCTAGGAACACCTTTTAAAGAAGTTATAGAACAATGTGGTGGATACAAAGGAACACCAGGTAAAATTATAATGGGTGGACCTATGATGGGTGGAGCTCAGTTTACTGATGAAGTTCCTGTTATAAAAGGTACTTCAGGTATATTAGTACTATCAGAAGAGCAAGCAAAAATCCCAGAGGCACAACAATGCATAAGATGTGGGAAATGTGTTGAAGTCTGTCCAGTAAATTTACAACCAGTATCTATAAGACAACTTTCAGTAAAAGAGAGACACGAGGAGACAGAAAAACTCAATGTACTTAGTTGTATAGAGTGCGGATCATGTTCATTTATTTGTCCGGCTAAAATACCACTATTACAATCAATTAAAGTTTCTAAGCAAGATCTTTTAGCTAGAAAGAGAAAATCTAAGTAATCAAGAAATAGGAGGGAGACAAATGGAAAATAGATTATTCGGATCATCTTCTCCACACATATTATCAAATGAAACAACTTCTAAGATAATGAGAGATGTATTAATTGCGCTAGCACCGGCTACATTGGCAAGTGTATTTTTCTTTAGATTTGCAGCTCTAAAGTTAATAATTCTTGCAGTAGTATCGGCGGTAGCAACAGAGTATATAATGCAAAAAGCAATGAAAAAACGAGTTACAATAAATGATTATAGTGCTGCAGTAACAGGTCTACTTTTAGCTTTTAATATACCTGCATCGGCACCATGGTGGATACCAGTAATAGGATCAATATTTGCAATAGCTATATGTAAACAGTTATTTGGGGGGATTGGAAACAATTTTATTAACCCTGCATTGGCCGCAAGAGCATTTTTACTAGCCTCTTGGCCGGTAATAATGACTACATGGACAAGTACAGGAGCAGATGCAGTAACAACAGCAAGTCCATTAGCAATATTAAAACCAGGTGGAGAAGCAGTAGGCCAACAATTACCATCACTATGGGATGTATTTATAGGTAATATACCCGGATCTCTTGGAGAAACATCAGCAATTTTATTAATAGTAGGAGCAATATATTTATTCTATAGAGGAATTATAAACTGGAGAATTCCATTCACTTATATAGGAACAGTAGCTGTAATTATGTTAATATTCACTGGTGGAGTTACAGATACTCTATATCATTTATTTGCTGGAGGACTTATGTTAGGAGCATTCTTTATGGCAACTGACTACTCATCGTCACCAGTTACACCAAAAGGACAAATAATATTTGGTATAGGTTGTGGATTGATAACTGCAATTATAAGACTTAAAGGTGGATACCCTGAAGGGGTTTCATACTCAATATTATTAATGAATGTTGCTACACCACTTATTGATAAATATACTAGCCCGAAAGTATTTGGGGAGGTGAAGTGAGATGAACAAAATAGTTAAACTAGGAATAATACTTCTTATAATCACTTCAGTTGCAGCAGGAATACTATCGTTTTTAAATGAAAAAACAAAAGTTATTATAGCTAAGCAACAAGAAGAAGCGAATAATTTAGCAAGAAAAGAAGTTTTGCCAAATGGTAAAGATTTTAAAGAGTTAGATAAAGATAAGTTTAACTCTGCAATAGAAGGAACAAATCTTATAACGGAAATATATGAAGGAACAGACGGTTCGAACGTAGTGGGTTATACTATAAAAACTACAATATCAGGATACTCAGGACCAGTCGTGGTTATGACGGGAATAGGAATGGAAGGAAAGTTAGAAGGAGTTAAGATAGTAAGCAATACAGAGACTCCAGGACTTGGAGCAAATGCTGCAACTCCAGAATTCCAAAATCAATACAAAGGAAAAACTACAGAAGAAAATTTAGCGGTAGTTAAAGTACCACCTACAGGAAATCAAATACAGGCACTAACAGGAGCTACAATAACAACAAAAGCAGTTACGGATAGTGTTAATGAAGCTATAGTAGCTTATAAAAATCTTTCAAAATAGGAGATTTATATGGAGGTGAAAAATAAATGAATATATTTAAGATATTAAAAAAGGGAATTGTAAATGAAAATCCAGTATTTATTCAGCTTATAGGAATGTGTCCTACCCTAGGTGTTACGACAAACGCTATAAATGGACTATCGATGGGATTAGCTACTGCATTAGTTCTAATAGGATCTAACATAGCTATATCTTTGCTTAAGAAAGTTATACCAGATGAAATACGTATTCCAGCTTTCATAGTAATAATAGCAACATTCGTTACTGTCATAGGCATGTTGCTAGAAGCATATCTACCAGACGTTAATAAGACACTAGGTTTATATATACCACTTATAGTTGTTAACTGCTTGATATTAGCTAGAGCAGAAGCCTTTGCATTTAAAAATAATGTAGGATCTTCAGCATTCGATGGATTAGGAATGGGATTAGGATTTACTGTTGGGCTTACTATATTAGGTGCTATAAGAGAAATACTAGGTGCTGGCCAACTCTTCGGAAAAGTAATATTAGGAGCGTCATACCAACCGGCATTAATATTTATACTACCTCCTGGGGCTTTCATTGTATTAGGTTTGTTGATAGCAGGAATAAACAAATATACTAATAGTAAAAAGAAAGCAGAATCAAATTGTTAATAATATATGATTAGGGGGAAGAATAATGAGTTTAGTTACGATAATTATAAGTTCGATATTTGTAAATAACTTTGTACTATCTAAGTTCCTTGGAATATGTCCGTTCCTTGGGGTTTCGAAAAAGGTAGAGACTTCTATAGGGATGGGGGCTGCAGTAACTTTTGTTATGGCAATAGCTTCAGCAGCTACTTATATAGTACAAAAAGCAATATTAGTTAATTTTAAGCTAGAGTTTTTACAAACGATATTTTTTATACTAGTTATAGCTACTTTAGTTCAAGCAGTTGAAATGTTTATTAAAAAATCAAGCCCTGCACTATATCAATCTTTAGGGGTTTTCTTACCACTTATAACTACTAACTGTGCTGTTTTAGGTGCTGCTATTCTTAATATAGATCAAAATTTAAACTTAATAGGATCTATAGTAAATGGAGTATCAGCAGCTATAGGATTTACATTAGCGATAGTTTTATTTGCAGGTATAAGAGAGCGATTAGAGTTAGCTGATGTGCCAGAATCGCTACAAGGAACACCAATAGCATTAATAACGGCAGGACTTATGTCAATAGCATTCTTAGGATTCGTTGGACTTGTTTAGGAGGTGAAAGGATATGAATACTATATTAGTATCAATAATAGCTTTAGGAGGTTTAGGATTAGCATTTGGAATCGGTTTAGCTATAGCAGCGAAAGTTCTACATGTACCTACTGATCCTAAAATTGAAGCAATAGGAGATGCACTTCCAGGAGCTAACTGTGGAGGTTGTGGATATCCAGGGTGTGGTGGACTTGCAGAGGCAATAGCTAGTGGGAATGCACCAGTAAACGCATGTCCAGTAGGAGGATCATCTGTTG
This window harbors:
- the rsxC gene encoding electron transport complex subunit RsxC, producing the protein MGLKSFKGGIHPEYSKSFTEKVALEKAKEPKMVTLPLQQHIGAPCEPIVKVGDSVKIGQKIGEASGFVSAAVHSSISGTVKKIAEVDTPNGKILSVIIESDGTDAVHESVKPKGSLDKLTKDEIVNIIKEAGITGLGGASFPTHVKLSPPPEKKVDTVVLNGAECEPFLTADHRLMLEQPEKVIFGLKAIMKAVGVTKGSIGVEDNKKDAIEALKKAAANEPNIEIVELETKYPQGDEKRLIDATTGRKVPVGGLPMDVGVVVNNVGTAAAVATAIQTGMPLIERIVTITGGAINTPKNLIVKLGTPFKEVIEQCGGYKGTPGKIIMGGPMMGGAQFTDEVPVIKGTSGILVLSEEQAKIPEAQQCIRCGKCVEVCPVNLQPVSIRQLSVKERHEETEKLNVLSCIECGSCSFICPAKIPLLQSIKVSKQDLLARKRKSK
- a CDS encoding RnfABCDGE type electron transport complex subunit D, which gives rise to MENRLFGSSSPHILSNETTSKIMRDVLIALAPATLASVFFFRFAALKLIILAVVSAVATEYIMQKAMKKRVTINDYSAAVTGLLLAFNIPASAPWWIPVIGSIFAIAICKQLFGGIGNNFINPALAARAFLLASWPVIMTTWTSTGADAVTTASPLAILKPGGEAVGQQLPSLWDVFIGNIPGSLGETSAILLIVGAIYLFYRGIINWRIPFTYIGTVAVIMLIFTGGVTDTLYHLFAGGLMLGAFFMATDYSSSPVTPKGQIIFGIGCGLITAIIRLKGGYPEGVSYSILLMNVATPLIDKYTSPKVFGEVK
- the rsxE gene encoding electron transport complex subunit RsxE, yielding MNIFKILKKGIVNENPVFIQLIGMCPTLGVTTNAINGLSMGLATALVLIGSNIAISLLKKVIPDEIRIPAFIVIIATFVTVIGMLLEAYLPDVNKTLGLYIPLIVVNCLILARAEAFAFKNNVGSSAFDGLGMGLGFTVGLTILGAIREILGAGQLFGKVILGASYQPALIFILPPGAFIVLGLLIAGINKYTNSKKKAESNC
- the rsxA gene encoding electron transport complex subunit RsxA: MSLVTIIISSIFVNNFVLSKFLGICPFLGVSKKVETSIGMGAAVTFVMAIASAATYIVQKAILVNFKLEFLQTIFFILVIATLVQAVEMFIKKSSPALYQSLGVFLPLITTNCAVLGAAILNIDQNLNLIGSIVNGVSAAIGFTLAIVLFAGIRERLELADVPESLQGTPIALITAGLMSIAFLGFVGLV
- a CDS encoding RnfABCDGE type electron transport complex subunit G, which gives rise to MNKIVKLGIILLIITSVAAGILSFLNEKTKVIIAKQQEEANNLARKEVLPNGKDFKELDKDKFNSAIEGTNLITEIYEGTDGSNVVGYTIKTTISGYSGPVVVMTGIGMEGKLEGVKIVSNTETPGLGANAATPEFQNQYKGKTTEENLAVVKVPPTGNQIQALTGATITTKAVTDSVNEAIVAYKNLSK